CAACGAAAACTTACGACATAGGGCAGCTACAAATATTAAGCCTCCTTAACTTCCAACTCTAAACGCCCTACGACAATCCAAAACTCCCAAATCAGGGGGCGTGTAGTTACAGAAAATCAACGCACCGCGTTCTCGATCCCTTCAACGTCTTTCTTAACCTCGTCGGGAAATGACGCTATGAAGGTCGTGCCAACGCCTATTTCGCTCTTTACCTCGATTCGTCCTTCATGGGCGTCAACTATGCTCTTAGCTACGAACAAACCTAATCCCGTTCCTTCCACATTTTGGTGCTTGTCTAAGCGCGTGAACTTCCCAAACAGTTTAGCTCGTGCCTCCGGTTCTATCCCCTGTCCTGTATCCGAAACCGAGATGCTTACCGAGTTGCCCTTTCTCTGCACAAATATCTTTACTTTGCCACCTCTCGGCGTGAATTTAATTGCATTGTGAATCAAGTTCCCCAGTACTCGTAGCAGGCCGATGCGATCTACGAATATATCGATTTGTGGTTCGCTAGCCTCAAATGTTAGCTCAATAGATTTAGCTTCGGCCATAGAGGAGTAGTCCATCACTAGTTCCTCGACAATTTCAACTGCCTCGAAGTGCTTTGGCACTATCATCATGACGCCATCCTGAATTCGCCTAACACTTAGCAACTCATCTAGCATATTTATACAATTGCGAGCACAGGAACTTATATGAGTAATCAATCCCAGAGCACGAGTATCGCTTGCCGACAAATATCCTGGCAGAAGTTCAGCAGACGTCAATATCGCGCCCATGGGACCCTTTAAATCGTGAGTAGTCATGGAAAGCAGATCGCGCTGAAATTTCTCCTGCTCTTTCTTGGCTGTGATATCCTTTACCCAAAGAATTTGTTTTCGCATATCGTAATTGCCCAGCGAAAGCGAAAGGGAAGGGCTTACGGAATTAGAACTGCTCATTCGAAACGACGTAAGCGAAAGCTCGTAATACATCGACGCTTCCTTTTCATTGCCCCGAAGCCCTACTTTTAACTCCGAATGCCATAGAGATTCGCCCTGCGAACTCTGTCCATCCAGATGGGTTCCTAGCTCCTCGCAAACAGATGCATCATGAGGCTCGATCATCCGTAGCACATTGACAGGATTATCTTGTCCAAAGTCCATGCTTAGCTGCCGGCAAAACGCATAAAAAGAATCATTGGCAAAAACCACACTTCCCGACACATCTAGAATAGCTACGCCGTCCTTTGCCGTGCGCACTGCCGCGCTAAAAGCATCTCGCTCTGCGCGAACTTTAAACTCCCTCATCTGTTGCAGTTTTCGTTCTGCTACCCGCTCAACCACCATGCGAATGCGTTCGCGAAAATCCTCGGAAAACTGCTTTACCATGTAATCCCAAGCGCCCTCGCGCATGGCGGCTACCGCATCGTCAATTTTATTCGAGCCAGTCATCACAATTACGGGAAGATTCGGCCGTACTTGGCGAATCTGTTTTAGCAATTCAATGCCAGAGGCATCCGGAAGCAATAAGTCGCTAAGAACTAACTCAGTCAGACTAGTTCCGATAACCTCCATTGCAGCCCTCGCACTCGAGACGTGCCTTACCTCGCCTACTATGTTCCTAAGAGCCCTTTCAATGAGCTTTGAATGCGCAACGTCATCTTCTACTAGCAACACGCTAGAAAAAAGCGTGGACGTGTCAAACGCCTGATCTATGCTATCTAAATGCTCGTTTGTCTCAGAATCGTTCATCGCCTAATTCCGCATATCCTAAAGTATGAGCCCATAAAAACTTTATTCCTGCCAGTTCATTAGTTTTTGATGCTTTTCTGGCATAAATGGTTATAAAAAAGCTGTCCTCGCAACAACAGTGTTGTTCTTTGTATTGCCCCACTAGAAAATGCATCATTGTCGTGCTAGCCTTGCGCGACAATCGCTTGAATTTCAAATTCAAGCATAATCTGCTGAGAAACACGTATTTCCCAATAGAGATTTTTAGGAGTGCAATAATGGTTAAACCTGATTTCTGGATTCGCAAGTGGGGTGAACAGGGTGGCGTAATTCCCTTTCGCCCTGAACATGTTAACCCTGCTAGTTACGACATTACTTTAGGTGGCCATTGGATTTGCCCAACTAGGGCACCGGAGGAATTCCAGACGGAGGAACTAACATTATTTCCGGGCGAAGTGGCTTTAGCCACGACTATGGAGGTTGTTAAATTGCCAAGAGATGTGGTTGGCGACTTGAAACTAAAAAGTTCGCTCGGGAGACTATGGTTAAATCATAGTTTAAGTGGATGGATCGACTGCAATTTCCACGGACAAGTTACGCTTGAACTTCAGAACCTTGGGCCGTATCCGCGAAAGCTAACCGCTGGAATGCGCATCGCGCAAATTGTCTTTTACCAAATGGAAGAGCCGCCCGAGGTAGCATACGGCGAATCGGGCACTGGGCATTACCAAGGACAACGCGGAGCGACGCGCGCCTGGAGTCAGGAGTTTTTCCCTCAAGTGCTTAACAGCGAAAGAGAAAAGAAGTAACTCATGCTTCTCGATAGTCTAAAAGACTTAGACTAAAAAGCCATTTTGTAACTTAGCTAATAGCTCGCCCCTGGTATTTTGCTCGGCAAAAGTTTCCAATGTCCCAACTAGCTCGCCATCGAGGAAGATTAAAGGAAGCTTTTGATTTCCCCCTGCGTACTCTCCCAAGGCAGCCGCAATAGAACTATCCTCACACACATCTATAAGCTGGAAGGGATTGCCAGAACTCTCGACGAGTTCAAAAGCTTTTTCAGAATATCCACATCGCGGATGTTCTCGGTCTCCTTTACAAAAAACCACTACCCTAGAGCTTTCAATCGCTTGTTTTATGTCGGCAGTCGTCCAATACCGACGACTCGAACTAGGGGCTGTTACCGATTGGTCCATAGGCTTGTCCCTCCATTAACGTTCTAGCGCTCCAAAACCTCAGCGCAAAAATAAGGACCTACGCGTTGCTAAAAAACATCAAATATCAAGAATCCCCACAACATTTAGGGGGATCTTAATACATTTTGCATTCTTAAGCAAGACAGTAAGAAAAGCCAGATTTTACCATCCTTTTCGCGCCCATTGCCATCTGCTATAGGAGGTGCAATGCAAAACTTATCTATTCTTATTACAAACGACGACGGCCCTGCGTCACCGTTTCTACTGCCTCTAATCGGCAGCATTATTGAGCAGCCCTGGTGTAGGGAACTGCATGTAGTAATTCCAGACAGAGAACAGAGCTGGATTGCAAAAGCAACGAGCCGATTTAGCACGTTGATTGCGAGACCTCATTGTTTCAAAACTCTTACGAGCAAGTGGTCATGCGATGGACACCTCGTAAATGGAACGCCGGCAGATTGCTGCAGTTTGGGAATTAACAATCTCTACAGCAGGCGACCAAATTTAGTGATATCGGGAATCAATATGGGCACAAACGCGGGAACGGCTTTCTTGCTGAGTTCCGGCACAGTTGGCGCAGCTATAGAGGCAAATCTTTACAAGGTAAAATCGATTGCCTTTTCTGCTCACCTGCCTCCTCACATATTTCAAGCCTGGAGAGAAAGGCGAGAAGACGTACTAAGTGAGCTTCACGAAGAATGGAAAGATATAGCGTCTCTCTGCACGCAGATAACCTCAAAATTACTCGCAACCGACGCTTGGGACTATGCGATGCTTTATTCAGCAAACATACCGTGGGAAACAAATGCTGATACAAAATGCAAATTTACTAGCGTAACTCCAACTTTCTTCCAAAGACTTTTTGTAGAAACCGCCCCATTGGAATTTGAGCACTCTGTCCGAGGATTGCAGAGCGAAGATGATGGCAACCCTTTGGGCGACGTAGAAGTACTCAGTGCAAATGCTATATCAATAACGCCAATTAAATTTGACTTAACGGCCTCCCTACCCGAATTTTTTGTTAAAAAATTTGCTCAACGACCAAAGGAAGTGTTGTGAAAAATGCCTGTCTTGCGCTAGTGAAATACTCAGTCGTAAAACACTAAAAAACCAGAACGAATGGAGGACGAGATGAGTCGTTTTTACTGCAATCCTAGAGCAATTGTGTATTCGGTAATTATTGCTGGCGCTAGCTTAAGTGCGCCTCTAGCGGCAATGGCGGATGACATTGCTCGAGGAAAGGAAATCTATAACGGCCTTGGAGCATGTGCTAGTTGTCACGGCGTAGAAGGCAAGGGCGATGGTGCCGCGGCTGCCGCAATGAATCCAAAACCTAGCGATTTTACCGCCGGAGTTTACAAATTCGATACAGACGGAGACGGAAAAACCGGAAGCGAAACGGATATTTTTGACGTAATATCAAACGGCGCTATGAAATACTCTGGTAGCCCAATGATGTCGGCAAGAGCAGATATCCCAGAAGCAGACCGCAAATCCTTGGCAAAATTCATCATATCACTAAAAAAGTAACTTTTTAGCAGATTGGCGCATTTTGCCCTTAATAAAAAGCCTTGTGATTTCAATTATTTAAAAATAATACGAGCACAAGGCTTGCTTTTTACACAATATGCTAGTTAAATTCTCAACTAGTAGTTGGCAGCTAAGGGGAGAGAGCTTCTTAACTGTGTAAGTTTATTGATAATTTACAACCGATAGAAATGGATTAGCTATTATGGCTGTTAAGCTTTCAAGAGAAGAACAATATGGAATCATGGCCCTCGTTGATTTGGCGTACAATCTCAACGGTGGACCGGCACAGGTGAGGCAAATTGCAAAGCGGCAGCGGATTCCGCAACGCTTTCTTGAGCAAATATTTGCAAAACTAAGGCAAGCCAATGTCGTCGTTGGTAAGCGTGGACCTCGCGGAGGCTATTCGCTAGCTAAAGATCCTAAAGAGGTCAAGCTAGAAGAAGTAATGAAGGCTCTTCGCCCGCGTTTACAGGAGGACACGAGGACAGATGCCCCAGCTTTAGCGGAGCTAATTGATACGGTTTGGTCAGAGATTGAGGGATCGTTTCACTCAACTCTTCGCGGCGTATCACTTGCAAGCCTTTGCGACAGGGCAAAAGAGCTAGGCATCGATGATAGCAATATCGATGTCGAAGCGGATGAAAAGGGCAGTACTTCATCTGCAGCGAACACAAGAGAACAGTCCGCTCTTAACTAACGTTAGGGAAACGGACTCTGTCGGCTGTTGTCGCCTGTTAAAGCATTGGCTGAAATGGGCACATAGCTAAAGGATAGGCGCGTCGGCGGCCAGCTTGTTTGTGGCAGCCGACGCGCTTTTGTTTCGCGCCAATTTTTTCTTTGCCAAACAAGAACATACACATAGTTGGCTGTGGCGGGCTTGGGCACGCAGCTCTAATGGCTATTGTATCTGGCTTCGATGCCGCCTTTCCGCTTTGCATCACGCTTATAGATGGCGATAGAGTCGAGCTTTCAAACTTAAACAGGCAGGTATTCTTTACGGAACATGACCTGGGCCGCTCCAAACCAACCGCTACTGAGGAAAATATCCATGTACTCTTTTGCGACATTGCCGAACGAAAAATATCGATTGCCTGCGTAGAAACAAATGTCCATGCCGAAAACATCTCTGCACTATTAAAAAACTCAAACTACGTGATAGACGCTACCGACTCGGTAGATACAAAATTTCTAATAAATGATT
This sequence is a window from Deltaproteobacteria bacterium. Protein-coding genes within it:
- a CDS encoding response regulator, whose translation is MNDSETNEHLDSIDQAFDTSTLFSSVLLVEDDVAHSKLIERALRNIVGEVRHVSSARAAMEVIGTSLTELVLSDLLLPDASGIELLKQIRQVRPNLPVIVMTGSNKIDDAVAAMREGAWDYMVKQFSEDFRERIRMVVERVAERKLQQMREFKVRAERDAFSAAVRTAKDGVAILDVSGSVVFANDSFYAFCRQLSMDFGQDNPVNVLRMIEPHDASVCEELGTHLDGQSSQGESLWHSELKVGLRGNEKEASMYYELSLTSFRMSSSNSVSPSLSLSLGNYDMRKQILWVKDITAKKEQEKFQRDLLSMTTHDLKGPMGAILTSAELLPGYLSASDTRALGLITHISSCARNCINMLDELLSVRRIQDGVMMIVPKHFEAVEIVEELVMDYSSMAEAKSIELTFEASEPQIDIFVDRIGLLRVLGNLIHNAIKFTPRGGKVKIFVQRKGNSVSISVSDTGQGIEPEARAKLFGKFTRLDKHQNVEGTGLGLFVAKSIVDAHEGRIEVKSEIGVGTTFIASFPDEVKKDVEGIENAVR
- the dcd gene encoding dCTP deaminase, with translation MVKPDFWIRKWGEQGGVIPFRPEHVNPASYDITLGGHWICPTRAPEEFQTEELTLFPGEVALATTMEVVKLPRDVVGDLKLKSSLGRLWLNHSLSGWIDCNFHGQVTLELQNLGPYPRKLTAGMRIAQIVFYQMEEPPEVAYGESGTGHYQGQRGATRAWSQEFFPQVLNSEREKK
- a CDS encoding glutaredoxin; the protein is MDQSVTAPSSSRRYWTTADIKQAIESSRVVVFCKGDREHPRCGYSEKAFELVESSGNPFQLIDVCEDSSIAAALGEYAGGNQKLPLIFLDGELVGTLETFAEQNTRGELLAKLQNGFLV
- the surE gene encoding 5'/3'-nucleotidase SurE gives rise to the protein MQNLSILITNDDGPASPFLLPLIGSIIEQPWCRELHVVIPDREQSWIAKATSRFSTLIARPHCFKTLTSKWSCDGHLVNGTPADCCSLGINNLYSRRPNLVISGINMGTNAGTAFLLSSGTVGAAIEANLYKVKSIAFSAHLPPHIFQAWRERREDVLSELHEEWKDIASLCTQITSKLLATDAWDYAMLYSANIPWETNADTKCKFTSVTPTFFQRLFVETAPLEFEHSVRGLQSEDDGNPLGDVEVLSANAISITPIKFDLTASLPEFFVKKFAQRPKEVL
- a CDS encoding cytochrome c; the protein is MSRFYCNPRAIVYSVIIAGASLSAPLAAMADDIARGKEIYNGLGACASCHGVEGKGDGAAAAAMNPKPSDFTAGVYKFDTDGDGKTGSETDIFDVISNGAMKYSGSPMMSARADIPEADRKSLAKFIISLKK
- a CDS encoding Rrf2 family transcriptional regulator; its protein translation is MAVKLSREEQYGIMALVDLAYNLNGGPAQVRQIAKRQRIPQRFLEQIFAKLRQANVVVGKRGPRGGYSLAKDPKEVKLEEVMKALRPRLQEDTRTDAPALAELIDTVWSEIEGSFHSTLRGVSLASLCDRAKELGIDDSNIDVEADEKGSTSSAANTREQSALN